From Candidatus Ozemobacteraceae bacterium, a single genomic window includes:
- a CDS encoding ABC transporter ATP-binding protein yields MSGGALSVENLRFSWPCGRNVLESITFSIKKGERVALIGPNGAGKSTLLLHLNGLLPDGRPADGAIRVDDLPVAAPHLAEIRRRVGIVFQDPDDQLFCETVGEDVAYGPRQLAGPAGADFGADAVAAVLERFGLKDLADRPVSELSRGEKRRVAIAGVLACEPSVLALDEPTGDLDPRGRRQLSEILQGLRQTLLIVTHDLEWVRSLCARAILIDGGRLVADGPIDTLLADEPLMLTHGLETPASLKR; encoded by the coding sequence ATGAGCGGCGGAGCCCTCTCGGTCGAGAATCTCCGCTTCTCCTGGCCGTGCGGCAGGAACGTGCTCGAATCAATAACATTTTCTATAAAAAAAGGCGAGCGGGTTGCGCTGATCGGCCCGAACGGGGCCGGAAAATCGACCCTGCTTCTGCACCTGAACGGACTTCTGCCCGACGGCCGTCCGGCCGACGGGGCGATCCGCGTCGACGACCTGCCGGTTGCTGCTCCGCACCTGGCCGAGATCCGGCGACGGGTCGGCATCGTGTTCCAGGACCCCGACGACCAGTTGTTCTGCGAAACGGTCGGCGAGGACGTCGCCTACGGACCCCGGCAGTTGGCAGGCCCGGCCGGGGCCGACTTCGGTGCGGATGCCGTCGCCGCGGTCCTGGAGCGGTTCGGCCTGAAGGATTTAGCCGACCGGCCGGTCAGCGAGCTCAGCCGCGGTGAAAAGCGCCGGGTCGCGATCGCCGGCGTGCTTGCCTGCGAACCGTCCGTTCTCGCCCTCGACGAGCCGACCGGTGACCTCGACCCGCGCGGTCGCCGCCAGTTGTCCGAGATCCTGCAGGGGTTGCGCCAGACCCTGCTGATCGTCACCCACGACCTCGAGTGGGTGCGAAGCCTGTGCGCTCGCGCCATCCTCATCGACGGCGGCCGCCTCGTCGCCGACGGCCCGATCGACACCCTCCTTGCCGACGAGCCTCTGATGCTCACCCACGGCCTCGAAACACCTGCCTCACTCAAACGATAG
- a CDS encoding CbiQ family ECF transporter T component, which produces MTLAAILLMLALPGPVSVGHAAYAVLLFAGYRITDPGLARRSNGGRVALVILAGAVVRGWVAGDAAAGIGLAVRGLLALGTLLLLSAHLPPADLARWLRARGISADLVGTMLLLIRYGGLLRQEAFRLERARRSRCFSRAEETSWAAKSALLGALFARAVSRAERVYRAMLARGWQ; this is translated from the coding sequence GTGACCCTCGCCGCGATCCTGCTCATGCTCGCACTGCCCGGCCCCGTTTCGGTCGGCCACGCGGCATACGCCGTTCTTCTGTTCGCCGGGTATCGGATCACCGATCCCGGCCTGGCGCGGCGGTCGAACGGCGGTCGGGTCGCTCTCGTGATCCTTGCCGGCGCCGTGGTCCGCGGCTGGGTTGCCGGGGATGCCGCAGCCGGCATCGGGCTTGCCGTCCGCGGTCTGCTCGCGCTGGGGACGCTTCTGCTTCTTTCCGCCCACCTGCCGCCCGCCGACCTCGCCCGCTGGCTGAGAGCGCGCGGCATCTCCGCCGATCTCGTCGGAACGATGCTCCTGCTGATCCGCTACGGCGGTCTCCTGCGCCAGGAGGCGTTCAGGCTCGAACGGGCGCGCCGCTCCCGCTGTTTTTCCCGGGCGGAGGAAACCTCCTGGGCGGCGAAAAGCGCCCTGCTCGGTGCCCTGTTCGCCCGGGCCGTCTCCCGCGCGGAGCGCGTCTACCGGGCGATGCTCGCGAGAGGCTGGCAATGA
- a CDS encoding energy-coupling factor ABC transporter permease: protein MHIPDGFLDLKTAVAAGGLTGIGLYAGRFADTACGAERGVRRVSLLGLGAAFVFAAQMINFPVAGGTSGHLIGGVLMAILLGPAAAVTVMTAVVTVQCLLFADGGITALGANLFNMALLAPLGGYLVWALLQRIRRVRENVNASAVAAGIAGWAGTMLAALSCAGQLALSGMAPWSLVVPAMAGIHALIGLGEGIITALIVRSVRRRGSLTAELELLSRAGQAPGMSLVPVVFVAAAGLALFASPWACPWPDGLEAVAGNLGFEGRAAEPLVAGLCPDYAIPALGSTWGTILAGTFGAIVTALLVLAAGRLAARRERVPVAGD, encoded by the coding sequence ATGCACATACCTGATGGATTTCTCGATCTGAAAACAGCCGTTGCCGCTGGCGGTCTTACGGGAATTGGACTGTATGCTGGCCGATTCGCCGATACGGCGTGCGGTGCCGAACGGGGCGTGCGGCGCGTTTCCCTGCTCGGCCTGGGGGCGGCGTTCGTATTCGCGGCCCAGATGATCAACTTTCCCGTCGCCGGCGGCACGAGCGGTCACCTGATCGGCGGGGTGCTGATGGCGATTCTGCTCGGTCCGGCGGCCGCCGTCACGGTCATGACGGCCGTCGTGACGGTCCAGTGTCTGCTGTTCGCCGACGGCGGCATCACGGCGCTGGGAGCCAACCTGTTCAACATGGCCCTTCTCGCCCCCCTCGGCGGATATCTTGTCTGGGCACTCCTGCAGCGCATCCGCAGGGTGAGGGAGAATGTAAACGCCTCGGCCGTCGCGGCCGGGATTGCCGGCTGGGCGGGAACGATGCTCGCCGCGCTCTCCTGCGCCGGCCAGCTGGCTCTCTCCGGCATGGCCCCGTGGAGCCTCGTCGTGCCGGCTATGGCAGGAATTCACGCGTTGATCGGGCTTGGCGAGGGGATCATCACGGCGCTGATCGTGCGCTCCGTCAGGCGGCGCGGTTCTCTGACGGCGGAACTGGAACTCCTCTCGCGGGCAGGACAGGCACCCGGGATGTCGTTGGTGCCGGTCGTGTTCGTGGCGGCGGCCGGGCTGGCGCTGTTCGCCTCGCCCTGGGCCTGCCCGTGGCCGGACGGCCTCGAAGCCGTTGCCGGAAACCTGGGTTTCGAGGGGCGCGCTGCTGAGCCGCTCGTCGCCGGTCTCTGTCCCGATTATGCGATTCCGGCCCTCGGCTCGACGTGGGGAACAATCCTTGCCGGTACATTTGGCGCCATCGTCACCGCCCTGCTCGTCCTCGCCGCCGGACGTCTAGCCGCCCGCCGCGAACGGGTGCCCGTCGCCGGCGACTGA
- a CDS encoding efflux RND transporter permease subunit — protein sequence MDLPRISVERPITVSMVMVCAMLLGLGALYGLSVDLFPNIDFPLAFIQTPYPGVDPAQMENIVTRKIEEEVNTVENIKRVTSYSFEGYSWIMIEFNWGTGIDLAAVDLREKVDIAKRKLPRDIEQVTVAKLDINAQPVLNVSMGGELDLKTLRRIADKEIKPSFERIGGVANVEVLGGLEREIRVKVDPNRLKAFKLTINDVIGAVANDNQNTSVGNITEGNFKYLVRSEGEVRTPKDLGGIVVRNIDGRPVYLSELARIEDGYKEIESVSRLNGKPAVTLSLKKEAGANPVEISDAVKKVLPRLEEAYKKKITLTIGNDSSEFIRDSIQMVKDNATMGAVLAVIVLFLFLKNVRSTVIIGVGIPLAVVSTFAMMFLKKGMTLNLMTLGGLALGIGMIVDNSVVVLENIYRLLVERGEKDRREIAIEGGNEMYVAIMGSTLTTIVVFLPIAFVPGVVGEIFLNMSATIVFSLLASLVVAVTVVPLMCAYGLKIGKKPREPLMNAIKRVYSVVLGWLLAKPWRRWAYFFLMIGVFWKSFAFMPALEFFPKMDRGTFVLHFEAPEGTSVEKVDAIAKAMEEKLRLVPEIEKIITNLKLGEGDITVVLRPKEERTKTTNDVVRELRPAIAAVPGYRTVAYNEPKMGGPEGGKPIQIEVSGDDFAVIEPICLQIAEKIKSVPGLKDIDSGVKTGRPEIKVEFDRTRLGDLKMDLGTVAGMVRSYVYGTIAGQYKEDNEEYDIRVEAADSVKDRVDAFRRLELNLDATTNINLAQVANVFEGRGYTRIERKNLKRLVKVEADIENRPIQAVVQDIQGVLKDIRLPVGYEINFGGDEEERVEAFRNLSIALLASVLLVYMIMASQFESLAYPFIIMFTIPLSIIGVIAFLRLYGFAFSITAMIGVIMLAGIAVNNGIILIDNIIERRKASGISREQAALESGIVRTRPILMTMLTTILGMLPLSFGIGAGADFYQPLAITVIGGFLVSTVLTLTYIPVVYVIVDGIVTSIRGFLARFI from the coding sequence ATGGATCTGCCGCGAATCTCGGTTGAACGCCCGATCACGGTCAGCATGGTCATGGTTTGTGCCATGCTCCTCGGCCTGGGGGCGCTCTACGGACTCAGCGTGGACCTGTTCCCGAACATCGATTTTCCGCTTGCCTTCATCCAGACGCCGTATCCGGGCGTCGATCCGGCGCAGATGGAAAACATCGTCACCCGCAAGATCGAAGAGGAAGTGAACACGGTCGAGAACATCAAGCGCGTCACCTCCTACTCGTTCGAGGGCTACTCCTGGATCATGATCGAGTTCAACTGGGGAACCGGCATCGACCTGGCCGCCGTCGACCTGCGCGAGAAGGTCGACATCGCGAAGCGCAAGCTGCCGCGCGACATCGAGCAGGTGACCGTCGCGAAGCTCGATATCAACGCTCAGCCCGTGCTGAACGTGTCGATGGGCGGCGAGTTGGATCTGAAAACGCTGCGACGGATCGCGGACAAGGAAATCAAGCCCTCGTTCGAGCGCATCGGCGGCGTCGCAAACGTCGAAGTGCTCGGCGGCCTCGAGCGGGAGATCCGCGTCAAGGTCGATCCCAACCGGCTGAAAGCGTTCAAGCTCACGATCAACGACGTGATCGGCGCCGTCGCGAACGACAACCAGAATACCTCTGTCGGTAACATCACCGAGGGCAATTTCAAATACCTCGTCCGCTCCGAGGGCGAGGTGCGCACCCCGAAAGATCTGGGCGGCATCGTCGTGCGGAACATCGACGGCAGGCCGGTCTATCTGTCAGAACTGGCGCGTATCGAGGACGGATACAAGGAGATCGAGTCGGTGTCGCGCCTCAACGGCAAGCCCGCGGTCACCCTTTCCCTCAAGAAGGAGGCCGGCGCCAACCCCGTCGAGATTTCCGACGCCGTCAAAAAGGTACTTCCGAGGCTCGAAGAGGCCTACAAGAAGAAAATCACGCTGACCATCGGGAACGACAGCTCCGAGTTCATTCGCGACTCGATCCAGATGGTCAAGGACAACGCGACTATGGGCGCCGTCCTGGCGGTCATCGTGCTGTTCCTGTTCCTCAAGAACGTGCGTTCGACGGTCATCATCGGTGTCGGCATCCCGCTGGCCGTCGTCAGCACCTTCGCGATGATGTTCCTCAAGAAGGGCATGACGCTGAACCTGATGACCCTGGGCGGGCTCGCTCTCGGCATCGGCATGATCGTCGACAACTCCGTCGTCGTTCTCGAGAACATCTACCGCCTGCTCGTCGAACGGGGCGAGAAGGACCGCCGCGAGATCGCGATCGAGGGCGGGAACGAGATGTACGTCGCCATCATGGGCTCCACCCTCACGACCATCGTCGTGTTCCTGCCGATCGCATTCGTTCCGGGCGTCGTCGGCGAAATCTTCCTCAACATGTCGGCCACGATCGTCTTTTCCCTGCTTGCGTCGCTCGTCGTCGCCGTCACGGTCGTGCCGCTGATGTGCGCCTACGGCCTCAAGATCGGGAAGAAGCCGCGTGAGCCGCTGATGAACGCGATCAAACGGGTGTATTCCGTCGTTCTCGGGTGGCTGCTTGCGAAGCCGTGGCGGCGCTGGGCCTATTTTTTCCTGATGATCGGCGTGTTCTGGAAGTCGTTCGCATTCATGCCCGCACTCGAGTTCTTTCCGAAAATGGATCGTGGCACGTTCGTGCTGCATTTCGAAGCCCCCGAGGGAACGTCCGTCGAGAAGGTCGATGCAATAGCGAAAGCTATGGAAGAAAAACTCAGGCTGGTTCCCGAGATCGAGAAGATCATCACGAACCTCAAGCTCGGCGAAGGCGACATCACGGTCGTGTTGCGGCCCAAGGAGGAGCGGACGAAAACGACCAACGACGTCGTTCGCGAGCTTAGACCTGCCATCGCCGCCGTTCCGGGGTATCGAACGGTCGCCTATAACGAGCCCAAAATGGGCGGTCCCGAGGGTGGAAAGCCGATTCAGATCGAAGTGAGCGGCGACGACTTCGCCGTAATCGAGCCGATCTGCCTCCAGATTGCTGAAAAGATTAAATCCGTTCCGGGTCTCAAGGATATCGACAGCGGCGTGAAGACCGGCCGGCCGGAGATCAAGGTCGAGTTCGACCGCACGCGCCTGGGCGACCTGAAGATGGACCTTGGCACGGTCGCCGGAATGGTTCGTTCCTATGTGTACGGCACGATTGCGGGGCAGTACAAGGAGGACAACGAGGAATACGACATCCGGGTCGAGGCCGCCGACAGCGTCAAGGACCGGGTCGACGCATTCCGCCGCCTCGAACTGAACCTCGACGCGACGACGAACATCAACCTGGCCCAGGTTGCGAACGTGTTCGAAGGCCGCGGCTACACGCGCATCGAGCGCAAGAACCTCAAGCGCCTCGTGAAGGTCGAGGCCGATATCGAAAACAGGCCCATCCAGGCCGTCGTCCAGGATATCCAAGGGGTCCTGAAGGATATCCGGCTGCCGGTCGGGTACGAGATCAACTTCGGCGGTGACGAGGAAGAGCGCGTCGAGGCGTTCCGGAACCTGTCGATTGCCCTGCTCGCCTCGGTTCTGCTGGTCTACATGATCATGGCGAGCCAGTTCGAGTCGCTCGCGTACCCGTTCATCATCATGTTCACGATCCCGCTGTCGATCATCGGCGTCATCGCGTTCCTGCGCCTGTACGGCTTCGCCTTCTCGATCACCGCGATGATCGGCGTCATCATGCTCGCGGGCATCGCCGTGAACAACGGCATCATCCTGATCGACAACATCATCGAACGCCGCAAGGCGAGTGGTATCAGCCGGGAACAGGCGGCGCTGGAGTCGGGCATCGTGCGGACCCGGCCCATCCTGATGACGATGCTCACGACGATTTTGGGCATGCTGCCCCTCTCGTTCGGCATCGGCGCCGGCGCCGACTTTTACCAGCCGCTGGCGATCACCGTCATCGGCGGCTTCCTCGTTTCGACGGTGCTGACGCTCACCTATATCCCGGTCGTCTACGTCATCGTCGACGGCATCGTGACGAGCATCCGGGGCTTCCTGGCACGCTTCATCTGA
- a CDS encoding efflux RND transporter periplasmic adaptor subunit: MRIKYILLAIIFSGLLPAHAQMPVTVATSLVKTGSITESISFSGQVKPFEESWVTPDVTGRVAKILVENGQAVKAGAPVVLLDAERLSLAVRMSEAGLKRAEAELKEKKKDYDRRAILMEKKVLNEKAFDEAEAEASKAEIAVQSQKTALDLDRLNLERATIRAPIGGFFTSRNVFLNQSVTPGMVLGKVIDIGRVYIDARIPENQINKIAIGQKAAVNSSHAGTVAFVDLYGDESRSFLVRILVDNADLKLKPNMFITGTIVLKEFPEVPLIPITALSGPTDAPVVYTVEGTRARRIPVTVIARDKERCAVREIRAGDTIVTVGADNLSDGAEIRISAGPEAAEPVAGPAPTSGRR; the protein is encoded by the coding sequence ATGAGAATTAAATATATACTATTAGCTATTATATTTTCGGGGCTTCTTCCGGCGCATGCGCAGATGCCGGTGACGGTCGCCACCAGCCTGGTGAAGACCGGCTCCATTACCGAAAGCATATCGTTCTCAGGCCAGGTGAAGCCGTTCGAGGAGTCGTGGGTGACCCCGGACGTCACGGGACGGGTCGCGAAAATTCTCGTCGAGAACGGCCAGGCGGTCAAGGCCGGGGCTCCGGTCGTCCTGCTCGATGCCGAGCGCCTCTCCCTGGCCGTTCGCATGTCCGAAGCTGGCCTGAAGCGTGCCGAAGCCGAACTGAAGGAAAAGAAGAAAGACTACGACCGCCGAGCCATCCTGATGGAGAAAAAGGTGCTCAACGAGAAGGCGTTCGACGAGGCCGAAGCCGAGGCGTCGAAGGCGGAGATCGCCGTTCAGAGTCAGAAAACGGCGCTTGATCTCGACCGGCTCAACCTCGAGCGGGCGACGATCCGGGCGCCCATCGGCGGCTTCTTCACGAGCCGCAATGTATTTCTCAACCAGAGCGTCACGCCTGGCATGGTCTTGGGCAAGGTCATCGACATCGGCCGGGTTTACATCGACGCCCGCATCCCCGAAAACCAGATCAACAAAATCGCGATCGGGCAGAAGGCGGCCGTGAACTCGAGCCACGCCGGCACGGTCGCGTTCGTCGATCTCTACGGCGACGAGTCGCGCTCGTTCCTCGTTCGCATCCTCGTCGACAACGCCGACCTGAAGCTGAAGCCGAATATGTTCATCACCGGAACCATCGTGCTGAAGGAATTCCCGGAAGTGCCGCTGATTCCGATCACGGCCCTGAGCGGCCCGACGGATGCCCCGGTCGTCTATACCGTCGAGGGGACCAGGGCTCGCAGGATTCCCGTGACCGTGATCGCCCGCGACAAGGAACGATGCGCCGTTCGTGAGATCCGGGCAGGCGACACGATCGTGACGGTCGGCGCCGACAACCTGTCGGACGGAGCGGAAATCCGGATATCGGCCGGCCCGGAAGCCGCGGAGCCCGTCGCCGGTCCGGCTCCGACATCGGGTCGCAGATAG
- a CDS encoding TolC family protein, translating to MKLARRGTMCLLLFFSMATAARALDLAGLLEDASRRNLGLRISRLAAEEQAFDEKRADNLLVPNLTGRITHQRQVYVDSTPSAFFGAQYHANLLSLQAAQAYPGLGKMPAIQKEIAELRTRLRRIDVERAASMLRGRIVTLFFDLLEEQQLAQVDEINLFLLGKLLEVARINQEVGLALPNDILRIETQRANIGSSLTSRKAQQERYRLELAYLLDYPPASLTVDLPPSIVFPLASPSLSLFEQAMMTSDPDLELARRDADLYRRLRSAAGLAEKPTISVGGAYNFTNSSVGTVNVARDYSVQVAVDFPVFDGGDLKNESRRASKAVDRADLALADITGSKQTALLQAMTEYGEMAPKLEFAVKALEQSRENMRMVMTRYQHGDATIVELIDAQITMSEAAQNSVRIHRDERVRLAALYELSHELDLQKGLDRGAWAGRVLELPEGIELDDAASALSTPDAGRIAEAFRSALERVRMGIRFDEGLPGVISSLSDLAAMLERLGGTSRME from the coding sequence ATGAAGCTTGCGCGCCGGGGAACGATGTGTCTGCTCCTGTTTTTCTCGATGGCGACGGCGGCCCGGGCGCTCGACCTGGCGGGGCTCCTCGAGGATGCCTCCCGCCGGAATCTCGGACTTCGTATATCCCGTCTGGCGGCTGAAGAGCAGGCGTTCGACGAGAAGCGTGCCGACAATCTCCTGGTTCCGAATCTCACCGGGCGGATCACGCATCAGAGGCAGGTATACGTTGACTCGACCCCGAGCGCGTTTTTCGGCGCCCAGTACCACGCAAACCTGCTGTCGCTCCAGGCGGCACAGGCATACCCCGGCCTCGGAAAAATGCCCGCCATCCAGAAGGAGATCGCCGAACTGCGAACCCGGCTTCGCCGCATCGATGTCGAGCGGGCCGCATCCATGCTCCGCGGCAGAATCGTGACGCTGTTCTTCGATCTGCTCGAAGAGCAACAGCTCGCGCAGGTCGACGAGATCAACCTCTTCCTGCTCGGCAAGCTGCTCGAAGTCGCGCGCATCAACCAGGAGGTCGGGCTTGCCCTTCCGAACGACATCCTGCGTATCGAGACCCAGCGGGCGAACATCGGCTCGTCGCTGACCAGCCGAAAGGCGCAGCAGGAACGATACCGACTCGAACTCGCCTACCTGCTGGACTACCCGCCGGCTTCGCTCACGGTCGACCTGCCGCCCAGCATCGTCTTTCCTCTCGCGAGCCCGTCGCTGTCGCTGTTCGAACAGGCGATGATGACTTCGGACCCCGATCTCGAGCTGGCGCGCCGCGATGCCGACCTGTATCGCAGGCTCAGATCGGCTGCCGGCCTCGCGGAGAAGCCGACGATATCCGTCGGCGGGGCATACAACTTCACCAACTCCAGCGTCGGAACGGTCAACGTTGCCCGCGATTACTCGGTGCAGGTGGCCGTCGATTTCCCCGTATTCGACGGCGGAGACCTGAAGAACGAGTCCAGGCGCGCGTCGAAGGCCGTCGATCGGGCCGATCTCGCCCTTGCAGATATCACCGGGTCGAAGCAGACGGCTCTGCTGCAGGCGATGACGGAATACGGCGAGATGGCCCCGAAACTCGAATTTGCCGTGAAAGCTCTCGAGCAGAGCCGGGAGAACATGCGCATGGTCATGACCCGATACCAGCACGGAGACGCCACGATCGTCGAGTTGATCGACGCGCAGATCACCATGAGCGAAGCCGCTCAGAACTCGGTCCGGATCCACCGCGACGAGCGGGTCAGGCTCGCGGCCCTGTACGAGCTCTCGCACGAACTCGACCTTCAGAAGGGGCTCGACCGGGGAGCCTGGGCCGGCCGCGTTCTCGAACTTCCCGAAGGGATCGAACTCGACGATGCCGCTTCCGCTCTCTCGACTCCCGACGCGGGACGGATTGCGGAGGCGTTCCGGAGCGCCCTCGAACGCGTCCGGATGGGAATCCGATTCGACGAGGGCCTTCCCGGCGTGATCAGCAGTCTGAGCGATCTTGCCGCGATGCTGGAACGGCTTGGCGGAACCTCGCGTATGGAGTAG
- a CDS encoding cupin domain-containing protein: MTNREPVLPVSTPVDLAGFVDYAGGSVVSKTLVDKKIGTVTLFSFDQGQGLSEHTAPFDAIVQIIDGEAMIVIDGNPHAVKAGEMILMPANHPHSLRAEKRFKMLLTMIRSS; encoded by the coding sequence ATGACGAATCGCGAACCCGTCCTCCCGGTTTCCACCCCGGTCGATCTTGCCGGTTTCGTCGATTACGCCGGCGGATCGGTGGTCAGCAAGACCCTCGTCGACAAGAAAATCGGCACCGTGACCCTGTTCTCCTTCGACCAGGGCCAGGGACTGTCCGAGCACACCGCTCCCTTCGACGCCATCGTCCAGATCATCGACGGGGAAGCGATGATCGTGATCGACGGAAACCCCCACGCGGTGAAAGCCGGAGAAATGATACTCATGCCCGCGAATCACCCCCATTCCCTTCGCGCTGAGAAGCGCTTCAAGATGCTTCTGACGATGATCCGATCGAGCTAA
- a CDS encoding histidine phosphatase family protein: protein MIQTNNIFDAVEFVFIRHGETAWNLENRMQGHRDSPLTQKGLMQAEALAERLSREKPDVLYCSDLGRAFNTAVPIAARTGLEAISSRDWRERNLGIFEGIEITGLPERYPEEWARFMTWDPAWRVPNGESSIDLRERIRGAADELGRRHPGKRIGVVTHGGVLDMLMRIALDIPLDRKRTWSLFNASLNTFTWHAGAWRLNTWGDIRHLETAGTRDNGAVTPRSL from the coding sequence ATGATACAGACTAATAATATATTTGATGCTGTAGAATTCGTTTTCATTCGGCATGGGGAGACCGCCTGGAACCTCGAAAACCGCATGCAGGGCCACCGGGACAGTCCGCTCACGCAGAAGGGGCTGATGCAGGCCGAGGCTCTCGCGGAGCGCCTTTCCCGTGAAAAACCGGATGTCCTGTACTGCAGCGACCTCGGCCGGGCCTTCAATACTGCGGTGCCGATCGCGGCGAGAACGGGACTCGAGGCGATTTCCTCACGAGATTGGCGTGAGCGCAACCTCGGAATCTTCGAGGGAATCGAGATAACCGGTTTGCCGGAGAGGTATCCGGAGGAGTGGGCTCGGTTCATGACCTGGGATCCCGCTTGGCGCGTTCCGAATGGGGAGAGCAGCATCGACCTCCGCGAACGGATCCGGGGTGCGGCAGACGAGCTCGGGCGTCGGCATCCGGGAAAGCGGATCGGCGTCGTCACGCACGGCGGCGTGCTCGATATGCTCATGCGCATCGCGCTCGATATCCCTCTCGATCGCAAACGCACCTGGTCGCTCTTCAACGCGAGCCTGAATACCTTCACCTGGCACGCCGGCGCCTGGCGCCTGAACACCTGGGGAGACATCCGCCACCTCGAAACCGCTGGCACCCGCGACAACGGCGCCGTCACCCCCCGAAGCCTGTAA
- a CDS encoding amidohydrolase: MDIQHADLIFVNALLWRGREDVVPRPEMALAVAGDRIVRIGTASDVLERRGPATEVVDLRGSLLIPGFRDAHLHPMIGAVDLVECRLSGPADADAYLAQLREYAGRHADRPFIRGSGWIYAAFPKTGPRRERLDEVVPDRPVFLKAIDGHTGWVNTAALRLAGITRDTPDPAGGAIERDPVTGEPTGFLREWPAMGMVTGKLPKPAIDEYLEGARLFLAQAAKFGITAVHDAVGKPPFVAAWERLDELGELTLHVTASQFGNPEAGPEHLEELLEIRNRWKSPRRKIGAAKISLDGVVEGRTALLLEPYADAPDCFGEAMWEAADVRRFVADLDAAGFQTHFHAVGDAAVRLALDALDAARKVNGPRDGRHMIAHADLVHPVDVPRFAELGVIANLQPAWYYHDSNFDGVALPCLGPERAFRHFALRTLRDAGTRFAFSSDWPFGGDALTFNPLDGIETAITRCGTGKTDTPPFVPDQAVDLVTMLDGFTRGPAFADFEDDAGTIAVGNRADLAVLDRDLFSIPPAEIHDVRVRLTVAAGRVTWRDPQI; this comes from the coding sequence ATGGATATACAACATGCCGACCTGATTTTCGTGAATGCGCTCCTCTGGAGAGGCCGCGAAGACGTCGTCCCGAGGCCGGAAATGGCCCTGGCCGTCGCCGGAGATCGCATCGTCCGCATCGGCACCGCGTCTGACGTCCTCGAACGGCGCGGTCCCGCGACAGAGGTGGTCGATCTGCGCGGCTCGCTTCTGATCCCGGGCTTCCGCGACGCGCACCTGCATCCGATGATCGGGGCCGTCGACCTCGTCGAATGCCGCCTCTCCGGCCCTGCCGACGCCGATGCGTATCTGGCGCAGCTGCGCGAATACGCCGGAAGACACGCCGATCGCCCGTTCATCCGTGGCAGCGGCTGGATCTACGCCGCGTTTCCGAAAACTGGCCCGCGCCGGGAGCGGCTCGATGAGGTCGTTCCCGATCGGCCGGTGTTCCTCAAGGCCATCGACGGCCATACGGGCTGGGTGAACACCGCCGCCCTGCGGCTGGCCGGCATCACGCGCGATACGCCCGACCCGGCCGGCGGCGCGATCGAGCGCGATCCCGTCACGGGCGAGCCGACCGGATTTCTCCGGGAATGGCCCGCCATGGGCATGGTCACCGGAAAACTGCCAAAACCCGCCATCGACGAGTATCTCGAAGGGGCCCGCCTCTTCCTCGCGCAGGCCGCGAAATTCGGGATCACCGCCGTCCATGATGCGGTGGGCAAGCCCCCGTTCGTCGCCGCCTGGGAACGCCTCGACGAACTCGGCGAGCTGACCCTGCACGTGACGGCCTCCCAGTTCGGAAATCCCGAAGCGGGGCCCGAGCACCTCGAGGAACTGCTCGAGATTCGGAATCGGTGGAAATCCCCCCGCCGGAAGATCGGCGCCGCGAAGATCTCCCTCGACGGCGTCGTCGAAGGCCGCACGGCCCTGCTGCTTGAGCCGTATGCCGACGCCCCCGACTGCTTCGGCGAAGCCATGTGGGAGGCGGCCGACGTGCGGCGCTTCGTCGCCGATCTTGACGCCGCGGGCTTCCAGACGCACTTCCACGCCGTCGGCGATGCCGCGGTGCGATTGGCCCTCGATGCCCTCGACGCGGCGCGGAAGGTAAACGGGCCGCGCGACGGCCGGCACATGATCGCCCACGCCGATCTCGTCCACCCGGTCGACGTGCCCCGGTTCGCCGAACTCGGCGTCATCGCCAACCTCCAGCCTGCCTGGTACTATCACGACTCGAACTTCGACGGAGTTGCCCTGCCGTGCCTCGGCCCCGAGCGGGCCTTCCGCCATTTCGCCCTGCGCACTCTTCGCGATGCCGGCACCCGCTTCGCGTTTTCCAGCGACTGGCCGTTCGGCGGCGACGCGCTGACCTTCAACCCCCTCGACGGCATCGAGACTGCGATCACGCGGTGCGGCACCGGCAAAACGGATACCCCGCCGTTCGTTCCCGATCAGGCCGTGGACCTCGTGACGATGCTCGACGGGTTCACTCGCGGCCCCGCGTTCGCCGATTTCGAAGACGATGCGGGCACGATCGCCGTCGGCAACCGGGCCGACCTCGCAGTGCTCGATCGCGATCTCTTCTCGATTCCGCCGGCGGAAATCCATGATGTCCGCGTCAGGCTCACCGTGGCGGCCGGCCGCGTCACCTGGCGGGACCCTCAGATATGA